In a single window of the Dreissena polymorpha isolate Duluth1 chromosome 3, UMN_Dpol_1.0, whole genome shotgun sequence genome:
- the LOC127872238 gene encoding cholecystokinin receptor type A-like, producing MARLSSDEPHYMYEDYDYEADPDNVPIEQLVPVSLVYGLTMILGLIGNCLVIVSVAKFKKMQNVTNIFLLSLATADLLLVMICVPVKCAAFFSYTWKFGAVMCKLVHYVQNISILCSVMNLTVLSLERYYAIIHPIRAKCVSTVTLAKKIIAVIWVLSFVLATPIFIGRVQKPVGPENATVYWCIVSWEKPLYSQMYGVYMFLAILVIIKMLVAIVLIYLVCWGPITTNNMLVSFGFVDDLHTGFLRPMRITFFILSYINSCTNPIVYAFMSKYFRKSFNSSLLALATASLMPVQLLGSASG from the exons ATGGCAAGATTAAGCTCAGATGAACCTCATTACATGTACGAGGATTACGATTATGAGGCCGATCCTGACAATGTACCAATCGAACAACTGGTGCCAGTATCGCTTGTGTACGGACTTACAATGATACTAGGGTTGATCGGAAACTGTTTAGTGATTGTTTCGGTAGCGAAATTTAAGAAAATGCAAAATGTGACTAATATATTTTTGCTTAGTCTCGCTACAGCGGACCTTCTTTTGGTCATGATATGTGTACCTGTTAAG TGCGCCGCATTCTTTTCCTACACGTGGAAGTTTGGAGCAGTGATGTGCAAGCTCGTTCATTACGTGCAGAACATCTCGATCTTGTGTTCAGTGATGAACCTGACCGTGCTTAGCTTAGAAAG ATATTACGCCATCATCCATCCTATTAGAGCCAAATGTGTCAGCACGGTGACACTTGCCAAGAAGATAATCGCTGTTATTTGGGTACTCAGCTTCGTTCTAGCCACTCCAATTTTTATAGGAAGG GTACAAAAACCAGTTGGACCAGAGAATGCTACGGTCTACTGGTGTATCGTTAGCTGGGAGAAACCATTGTATAGTCAGATGTATGGCGTCTACATGTTCTTAGCGATTCTTGTG ATCATAAAAATGCTTGTCGCCATTGTGTTGATTTACCTGGTATGTTGGGGACCAATCACCACCAACAATATGCTGGTGTCCTTTGGCTTTGTAGACGACCTTCATACCGGCTTCCTTCGACCAATGAGGATAACGTTCTTTATCCTGTCCTACATCAACAGTTGCACAAACCCAATCGTGTACGCCTTCATGTCGAAATATTTCCGAAAGTCCTTCAA CTCTTCTCTTCTCGCCTTAGCCACAGCCAGCTTGATGCCCGTTCAGCTGCTTGGCTCAGCCTCTGGATAG